Proteins co-encoded in one Hymenobacter swuensis DY53 genomic window:
- a CDS encoding Ppx/GppA phosphatase family protein, producing the protein MHHPLHRRLALIDMGTNTFHLLIVELPEPRHAQPITLLRTKVGVRLGEGGISKGHIAPEAYARALHTLAGFKEEIELHQVTDVRATATSAMRVTSNGPELVKDIFAQTGIRVEVIAGDREAELICAGVRRAVALGPEKHLIIDIGGGSVEFIIANEQTIFWKQSFEIGAQRLLDMFFPDSSGVFPEAAVAAEQAYLQQVLAPLAAAVQEHRPVGLVGASGSFDSLADMQLGRLRTEAELPPSTELALESFRRSYAQLLTLPHDERAALPGILPMRADMLVVAGVLIDYVLMLTGITHLRTSAYALKEGLLAEMLTS; encoded by the coding sequence GTGCATCATCCGCTCCACCGTCGCCTGGCCCTTATCGATATGGGCACTAATACGTTTCATTTGCTGATTGTGGAGCTGCCGGAGCCGCGCCATGCCCAGCCCATCACGCTGCTACGCACCAAAGTGGGCGTGCGCCTGGGCGAAGGCGGCATCAGCAAGGGCCACATTGCGCCCGAGGCCTACGCCCGGGCGCTGCACACGCTGGCCGGCTTCAAGGAGGAAATAGAGCTGCACCAGGTAACCGACGTGCGCGCCACCGCCACCAGCGCCATGCGCGTCACCAGCAACGGCCCCGAGCTGGTCAAGGACATCTTCGCGCAGACCGGCATCCGGGTGGAAGTCATTGCCGGCGACCGGGAAGCCGAGCTGATTTGCGCCGGGGTGCGCCGGGCCGTGGCATTGGGGCCGGAAAAGCACCTGATTATCGACATCGGCGGCGGCTCGGTGGAGTTCATCATCGCCAACGAACAGACCATTTTTTGGAAGCAGAGCTTCGAGATTGGGGCGCAGCGGCTGCTGGATATGTTCTTCCCCGACTCCAGCGGCGTGTTTCCAGAGGCGGCCGTGGCGGCCGAGCAGGCCTACCTGCAGCAGGTGCTGGCCCCGCTGGCCGCGGCCGTGCAGGAGCACCGGCCGGTGGGGTTGGTGGGCGCGTCGGGCTCGTTTGATAGTCTGGCCGATATGCAGCTGGGCCGGCTGCGCACTGAGGCCGAGCTGCCGCCCAGCACCGAGTTAGCCCTGGAAAGCTTCCGGCGCAGCTACGCGCAGTTGCTCACGCTACCTCACGATGAGCGGGCCGCCTTGCCCGGCATCCTGCCCATGCGCGCCGACATGCTGGTGGTGGCCGGCGTACTCATCGACTACGTGTTGATGCTGACTGGCATCACCCATCTGCGCACGTCGGCTTATGCCCTCAAAGAAGGGCTGCTCGCCGAAATGCTGACGTCGTAG
- a CDS encoding murein L,D-transpeptidase catalytic domain family protein yields the protein MENQSVVRRQRLKRRARRMARRVLPFVASLFLATPLAAPMRTKAAPTMGAELRLPTAAVTKTVLFDQRLHDLYRDLQVEAQGLRFEVFEKAMTGYLNLEKSGKLGEKQLLTVVDFGLPSTEKRLWVLDLEAKQVKFHTLVAHGHNSGENMATNFSNENESNMSSLGFYVTEGEYIGKHGRSLKLQGLDEGYNTNALLRSVVMHGAEYVSEDFIRQNGRLGRSLGCPALPMDQKDAIIEAVGGQTCLFLNGPDESYSSKYLNQDVAMSTLLDRDNQMI from the coding sequence ATGGAAAATCAGAGTGTAGTGCGTCGTCAGCGTTTGAAGCGTCGGGCCCGTCGGATGGCGCGTCGGGTATTGCCGTTTGTGGCTTCGCTGTTCTTGGCTACCCCACTGGCTGCGCCTATGCGCACCAAAGCTGCGCCTACCATGGGGGCCGAGTTGCGCCTGCCCACTGCTGCCGTCACAAAAACCGTGTTGTTCGACCAACGTCTGCACGATCTGTACCGCGACCTGCAGGTAGAGGCACAGGGTCTGCGTTTCGAGGTATTCGAAAAGGCCATGACTGGTTACCTGAACCTTGAGAAATCCGGTAAGCTAGGCGAAAAACAATTGCTGACGGTGGTTGATTTCGGTTTGCCTTCCACTGAAAAGCGCCTGTGGGTGCTGGACCTGGAGGCCAAGCAGGTAAAATTCCATACGCTGGTAGCCCACGGCCATAATTCCGGCGAGAACATGGCGACGAACTTCTCCAACGAGAATGAGTCGAACATGAGCAGCTTGGGGTTTTACGTAACCGAAGGTGAGTACATCGGCAAGCACGGCCGCTCCCTTAAGCTACAGGGCCTGGACGAAGGCTACAACACCAACGCGTTGCTCCGTTCCGTAGTAATGCACGGGGCTGAGTATGTGAGTGAGGATTTCATTCGTCAGAACGGCCGGTTGGGCCGTAGCTTGGGCTGCCCCGCATTGCCCATGGACCAGAAAGACGCCATCATTGAAGCCGTCGGTGGCCAGACTTGTCTGTTCCTGAACGGCCCTGACGAGTCCTACTCCTCGAAGTATCTGAACCAGGACGTAGCCATGAGCACCCTCCTGGACCGCGACAATCAGATGATTTAG
- a CDS encoding murein L,D-transpeptidase catalytic domain family protein gives MRSTATFCSFFGRWQSAVGLLLTGVVLAGCQSWAGEAVAARAAVAVAPAPDSSAAPALPDSLRLTPLEPLAAVPDSLRQAVRQLRAKLGPEAEMPRPEVLERACVGYLMLRQAGKISQPGILAVADMDLPSSEKRLWVLDLGKAQVLHRSHVAHGRGSGHLRARRFSNVMKSACTALGFYRTQDTYGGKHGLSRRLRGLDAGQNDNALRRYVVLHAADYVSQQHLQRHGQAGNSRGCPALPPDQYRAIIRTVGEGGCLYLSGPGLESKWLNPEAAARQLAARGWQ, from the coding sequence ATGCGTTCTACTGCTACTTTTTGTTCGTTTTTTGGCCGCTGGCAGTCAGCAGTAGGGCTGCTGCTGACGGGAGTAGTGCTGGCCGGTTGCCAATCCTGGGCGGGTGAGGCGGTAGCGGCCCGCGCCGCCGTAGCCGTTGCTCCAGCTCCCGATTCCTCCGCCGCACCTGCCTTGCCCGATTCCTTGCGCCTGACGCCATTGGAGCCGCTAGCTGCCGTGCCCGATTCGCTGCGCCAGGCTGTGCGGCAGCTGCGGGCCAAGCTCGGCCCCGAAGCGGAAATGCCGCGCCCGGAAGTACTGGAACGGGCCTGCGTGGGCTACCTCATGCTGCGCCAAGCGGGCAAAATCAGCCAGCCGGGTATACTAGCCGTGGCCGATATGGATCTGCCTTCCTCCGAAAAGCGTTTGTGGGTGCTGGATTTGGGCAAGGCCCAGGTGCTGCACCGCAGCCACGTCGCCCACGGCCGGGGTTCGGGCCACCTGCGCGCCCGGCGCTTCTCCAACGTCATGAAATCAGCCTGCACCGCCCTGGGTTTCTACCGCACCCAGGATACCTACGGCGGCAAGCACGGCCTCTCGCGCCGCCTGCGCGGCCTCGATGCGGGCCAGAACGACAACGCCCTGCGCCGCTACGTGGTCCTCCACGCCGCCGACTACGTGAGCCAGCAGCATCTGCAGCGCCACGGCCAAGCCGGCAACAGCCGCGGCTGCCCCGCCTTGCCCCCGGATCAGTACCGCGCCATCATCCGCACGGTGGGGGAGGGCGGCTGCCTCTACCTCAGCGGCCCCGGCCTGGAATCAAAGTGGCTGAATCCCGAAGCAGCCGCCCGGCAACTGGCGGCGCGGGGGTGGCAGTAG
- a CDS encoding GNAT family N-acetyltransferase, whose amino-acid sequence MLRSDLIFLRPLEADDLEFLYALENDPAVWGVSDTLAPVSRHVLRQYLDSAAADFFEVRQLRLVIAAAATGEAVGTLDVFGFEPLHQRAGVGITILAAHRQRGYARAALALLLPYAQQVLRLHQLHCTIAADNAGSQRLFTAAGFQEVGVRREWLRMAAGWQDAVEMQLLLL is encoded by the coding sequence ATGCTCCGCTCCGACCTGATTTTTCTGCGCCCCTTGGAAGCTGACGACTTGGAGTTCCTGTACGCGCTGGAAAACGACCCGGCGGTGTGGGGCGTGTCGGACACGCTGGCGCCTGTGTCGCGGCACGTGCTGCGGCAGTACTTAGACAGCGCGGCGGCCGATTTCTTTGAGGTGCGGCAGCTGCGGCTAGTTATTGCCGCCGCTGCAACCGGCGAGGCCGTGGGTACGCTGGATGTATTCGGCTTCGAGCCGCTGCACCAGCGCGCTGGCGTGGGCATTACCATTCTGGCGGCGCACCGGCAGCGCGGCTACGCCCGGGCCGCGCTGGCTCTGCTGCTGCCCTACGCCCAGCAGGTGCTGCGGCTGCACCAGCTGCACTGCACCATTGCCGCCGATAACGCGGGGAGCCAGCGGCTCTTTACGGCGGCTGGTTTCCAGGAAGTAGGCGTGCGCCGGGAGTGGCTGCGCATGGCCGCCGGGTGGCAGGATGCCGTGGAAATGCAATTGCTACTGCTGTAA
- the dapF gene encoding diaminopimelate epimerase, with protein MSTTLHFHKYQGTGNDFVMMDDRDHLFNEGNHQLVRFLCDRRRGIGADGLVLLRQHAQLDFEMVYFNADGYVGSMCGNGGRCTVAFARQLGVIDNSTRFMAADGLHEARVEADGTVHLRMQDVLGQQEVEEYGVFLDTGSPHLVRFQPASTLAELNVFAEGRAIRYNERFREKGTNVNFVEGPASPEQPWQVRTYERGVEDETLSCGTGVTAVALAASKRGASSPVHLRTPGGDLRVAFEAKPDGSFTNIFLSGPATHVFSGTITV; from the coding sequence ATGAGCACCACGCTGCACTTCCACAAATACCAGGGCACCGGCAACGACTTCGTGATGATGGACGACCGGGACCATCTGTTCAACGAGGGCAACCATCAGCTGGTGCGCTTCCTGTGCGACCGGCGCCGGGGCATCGGGGCCGATGGGTTGGTACTGCTACGGCAGCACGCGCAGCTGGATTTCGAGATGGTATACTTCAATGCCGATGGCTACGTGGGCTCCATGTGCGGCAATGGGGGGCGGTGTACGGTAGCGTTTGCCCGGCAGCTGGGTGTCATTGACAACAGCACCCGGTTCATGGCCGCCGACGGTCTGCACGAGGCGCGCGTAGAGGCCGATGGCACCGTGCATCTGCGTATGCAGGACGTGCTGGGCCAACAGGAAGTGGAGGAGTACGGTGTGTTTCTCGATACCGGCTCGCCCCACTTGGTTCGTTTCCAGCCCGCCAGCACCCTGGCCGAATTGAACGTGTTTGCCGAGGGCCGCGCCATCCGCTACAACGAGCGGTTCCGCGAGAAGGGCACCAACGTGAACTTTGTGGAAGGTCCTGCCTCGCCCGAACAGCCCTGGCAGGTGCGCACCTATGAGCGGGGCGTGGAAGACGAAACCCTGAGCTGCGGCACGGGCGTAACGGCCGTGGCCCTGGCAGCCTCCAAGCGCGGAGCCAGCAGCCCCGTGCACCTGCGTACTCCCGGCGGCGACCTACGCGTAGCTTTCGAGGCGAAACCCGACGGTTCTTTCACCAATATCTTTCTCAGCGGCCCCGCAACTCATGTTTTTAGCGGTACCATCACGGTGTAG
- a CDS encoding ABC transporter ATP-binding protein — MSETADFLTVTDLSLAERGATALQQVSFRLPARRRLALAGESGAGKSTLLQCIAGLVQPTGGEIRFAGRRVKGPQEVLVPGHEGIVYLSQKSDLPHSLRVEQVLRYANKRPAAEAAAVYEVCRITHLLPRRTDQLSGGEQQRVALARLLLSGPRLLLLDEPFSNLDRVHKQQLQTILREVGEELNITCLLVSHDPTDTLPWAEEMLVLQQGRLVQQGPPEQVYRQPINEYTAALFGDYNRLHGPDLRALLATPRRRLPGPVLLLRPESLVLHAAEAAGVRAHVRAVRFLGSYYEVEVALPAGTHLRTRVTANPPAVGTAVAVAPAPDAALAFVQE; from the coding sequence ATGTCAGAAACCGCAGATTTTTTAACCGTTACCGACCTGAGCCTGGCGGAGCGCGGGGCCACGGCTCTGCAGCAGGTGAGCTTCCGACTACCGGCCAGGCGGCGGCTGGCGCTGGCGGGAGAATCGGGGGCGGGGAAAAGCACGCTGCTGCAGTGTATTGCGGGATTGGTGCAGCCCACGGGCGGCGAAATCCGGTTTGCGGGCCGGCGTGTGAAAGGTCCGCAGGAAGTGCTGGTGCCGGGCCACGAGGGCATCGTGTACCTCTCGCAGAAGTCCGACCTGCCCCACTCGCTGCGGGTGGAGCAGGTGCTGCGCTACGCCAACAAGCGCCCCGCCGCCGAAGCTGCCGCCGTGTACGAGGTCTGCCGTATCACGCATCTGCTGCCCCGCCGCACCGATCAGCTGTCGGGCGGCGAGCAGCAGCGAGTGGCGCTGGCGCGGCTGCTGCTCTCGGGGCCGCGCCTGCTGCTGCTGGATGAGCCCTTCTCCAACCTCGACCGGGTGCACAAGCAGCAGCTGCAAACCATTCTGCGGGAAGTGGGGGAGGAGCTGAACATTACCTGCTTGCTCGTCTCGCACGACCCCACCGACACGCTGCCTTGGGCCGAGGAAATGCTAGTACTACAACAGGGCCGGCTGGTGCAGCAAGGGCCTCCCGAGCAGGTGTACCGCCAGCCTATAAATGAGTACACCGCCGCCCTGTTCGGCGACTACAACCGCCTCCACGGCCCCGATCTGCGCGCGTTGCTGGCCACCCCGCGCCGCCGCCTGCCCGGCCCGGTGCTGCTGCTGCGTCCCGAAAGCCTCGTGCTGCATGCCGCTGAGGCCGCCGGTGTGCGGGCCCACGTCCGGGCCGTACGGTTTCTGGGAAGCTATTACGAGGTAGAAGTGGCGCTACCCGCGGGCACCCACTTGCGCACCCGCGTCACGGCCAACCCACCCGCCGTGGGCACCGCCGTAGCCGTAGCCCCCGCCCCCGATGCCGCGCTGGCGTTTGTGCAGGAGTAG
- a CDS encoding alpha-amylase family glycosyl hydrolase, translating into MYNGTNSWWRKLTLAAAALLVLGGQPAKAQKVVLQGYWWDYWNTNYPNGWANYIALLAPRLKAMGIDAVWLPPSIKNGNQGNGYSPFDNYDLGDKYQKGFTATRLGNKDELLRAVAVLHANGIEVVQDIVLNHNDGAGSQTGGGGQDPAAWEDGSTSKYKNFRYVSYAKPATDETAANYLARNGRFPKNWQNFNPNPGNNSTSGDQNQILFGPDISYYNGSYGQSSNATFNPVQGADYMRNNQRNWLVWYKKQEGFDGVRLDAVKHFPEFAMEDFLYNMQSNAGWANGGATMYAVGEWVGGSGQMDSWVASVQNRAGTFDFSLRNALYSIVSGGGNFDIGSLPTYQQGTRVVQINGQFVHRTVPFVNNHDTFRPQVGSTGNYTGWNTGSELAPHIDPFDPRLSAAYAAALAVDGSPQIFFEDLFNIGNTGKRYSHQPTSTVDLPQRSDIENLIWCHQNLRFKDGAYKVRWQAQDHLVIERSTKAIIGVNDNFSTWQNSTISCDFAPGTVLKDYSGANGTATVTVSGSQTVSINTPPCNGTATGGRRGYSVWAPVGIGTNYVRAAMATTQEWELADDLGDSHASSLKQGGQLPASSTAYRTAGRIYVESGKAVSYNLFPTDATRSLTVELVSGTSTIVSSKTGTGNLTGTYTPTATGWLTLRAKNAVATNPAQRAFIKATYTAPAVLTSTALREATITASKEATVSGADLAVYPNPTASDRIDVVVQSPKELTATLRLTDLLGRPVHEQAVRLYPGSTEQRLRVTRSLPAGVYLLSVPELNLSRKVVVK; encoded by the coding sequence ATGTACAACGGTACAAACTCTTGGTGGCGCAAGCTCACCCTGGCTGCGGCTGCCCTTCTAGTTCTGGGCGGCCAACCCGCCAAAGCCCAAAAAGTAGTCCTGCAGGGCTACTGGTGGGACTACTGGAACACCAACTACCCCAACGGCTGGGCCAACTACATTGCCCTGTTGGCTCCGCGCCTGAAAGCCATGGGCATCGACGCCGTATGGCTCCCGCCCAGCATTAAGAACGGCAACCAGGGCAACGGCTACTCGCCCTTCGACAACTACGATCTGGGGGATAAGTACCAAAAAGGCTTCACTGCTACCCGCCTCGGCAATAAGGACGAATTGCTGCGCGCCGTGGCCGTGCTGCACGCCAACGGCATTGAGGTGGTGCAGGACATCGTGCTGAACCACAACGACGGCGCCGGCTCCCAGACCGGCGGCGGCGGCCAGGACCCGGCCGCCTGGGAAGATGGCTCGACCAGCAAGTACAAGAACTTCCGGTACGTGAGCTACGCCAAGCCCGCCACCGACGAAACGGCCGCCAACTACCTGGCCCGCAACGGCCGCTTCCCCAAAAACTGGCAGAACTTCAACCCCAACCCCGGTAACAACTCCACCTCCGGCGACCAGAACCAGATTCTGTTCGGACCCGATATCAGCTACTATAACGGCTCCTACGGCCAGAGCTCCAACGCCACGTTCAACCCGGTGCAGGGCGCCGACTACATGCGCAACAACCAGCGCAACTGGCTGGTGTGGTACAAGAAGCAGGAAGGCTTTGATGGCGTGCGTCTGGATGCCGTGAAGCACTTTCCGGAATTTGCCATGGAGGATTTCCTCTACAACATGCAAAGCAACGCCGGCTGGGCCAACGGCGGTGCCACCATGTACGCCGTGGGCGAATGGGTAGGCGGCAGCGGCCAGATGGACAGCTGGGTGGCCAGCGTGCAGAACCGCGCCGGCACCTTCGATTTCTCGCTGCGCAACGCCCTATACAGCATCGTGAGCGGCGGCGGCAACTTTGACATCGGCTCATTGCCGACTTACCAGCAGGGCACGCGGGTGGTGCAGATCAATGGACAATTCGTACACCGCACGGTACCGTTCGTGAACAACCACGACACGTTCCGGCCCCAAGTGGGAAGCACCGGTAACTATACCGGCTGGAACACCGGTTCGGAACTGGCTCCCCACATCGACCCGTTCGACCCGCGCCTCTCGGCCGCGTATGCTGCCGCACTGGCCGTGGATGGCTCGCCGCAGATTTTCTTCGAGGACCTGTTCAACATCGGCAACACGGGTAAGCGCTACTCGCACCAGCCCACCAGCACCGTGGACCTGCCTCAGCGTTCCGACATCGAGAACCTGATCTGGTGCCACCAGAACCTGCGCTTCAAGGACGGCGCCTACAAAGTGCGCTGGCAAGCCCAGGACCACCTCGTAATTGAGCGGAGCACCAAGGCTATCATCGGTGTCAACGACAACTTCTCGACCTGGCAGAACAGCACGATTTCCTGTGATTTCGCGCCCGGCACCGTACTCAAGGACTACTCTGGGGCCAACGGCACGGCTACCGTGACGGTGAGCGGTTCGCAGACGGTGAGCATCAACACGCCGCCTTGCAACGGCACGGCCACCGGCGGCCGGCGTGGCTACTCGGTGTGGGCACCGGTGGGCATCGGCACCAACTACGTGCGCGCCGCTATGGCCACCACCCAGGAATGGGAACTGGCCGACGACCTGGGCGACTCGCACGCCTCCTCGCTGAAGCAGGGCGGGCAGCTGCCGGCTTCGTCCACTGCCTACCGCACGGCGGGCCGCATCTACGTGGAATCGGGTAAGGCCGTCTCGTATAACCTGTTCCCGACGGATGCTACCCGCAGCCTCACCGTGGAGCTGGTGAGCGGCACGAGCACCATTGTGAGCAGCAAAACCGGCACCGGCAACCTCACGGGCACTTACACGCCCACCGCCACCGGCTGGCTGACGCTGCGCGCCAAAAACGCCGTGGCCACCAACCCGGCCCAGCGTGCCTTCATCAAGGCTACCTACACCGCCCCGGCCGTACTGACGAGCACCGCCCTGCGCGAAGCCACCATCACGGCCTCCAAGGAAGCCACCGTCAGCGGGGCCGACCTAGCCGTGTACCCCAACCCCACCGCTTCTGACCGTATCGACGTGGTGGTGCAGTCGCCGAAGGAGCTGACGGCCACGCTGCGGCTGACGGACCTGCTGGGCCGCCCGGTACACGAGCAGGCCGTGCGCCTGTACCCCGGCTCCACCGAGCAGCGCCTGCGCGTAACGCGCAGCCTGCCCGCCGGCGTGTACCTGCTGAGCGTACCCGAGCTGAACCTGAGCCGGAAAGTGGTAGTGAAGTAA
- a CDS encoding Ldh family oxidoreductase, producing MTPTLFSYNQLFTFTEAVFSGMGCSDEDATLATETLLSADLRGVDSHGVARLIGYVRLWEADRINATPRVGVTYETPSTAVVDGDGGLGLVVGPKAMRVALEKARQVGTGWVSVKNSNHFGIAGYHAMQALAHDMIGIAMTNASPLVAPTYSLERLLGTNPIAVAVPAGEQPDFVLDMATTTAANGKLEIAQRKNLPIPEGWAQDAAGTSSTDANAVKNGGALLPLGGATGSHKGYGLGAVVDIFSAVLSGANYGPWVPPFVAFLQPSANPVGLGLGHFFGAMRVDAFRPADEFKAHMDNWITTFRQAQAVEGQHVLIPGDPERQTSAVRLIEGISLLEPVLKDLETVGAKFGVKL from the coding sequence ATGACTCCGACCCTTTTTTCTTACAACCAGCTTTTCACCTTCACCGAAGCCGTTTTCAGCGGGATGGGCTGCTCCGATGAGGATGCTACCTTGGCTACCGAAACCTTGCTTTCTGCTGATTTGCGCGGAGTGGATTCGCACGGCGTGGCCCGGCTCATTGGCTACGTTCGCCTCTGGGAAGCCGACCGCATCAACGCCACGCCCCGCGTAGGCGTCACCTACGAAACGCCTAGCACTGCCGTGGTAGACGGCGATGGCGGCCTGGGGCTGGTAGTCGGCCCGAAAGCTATGCGGGTAGCGCTGGAAAAGGCGCGGCAGGTGGGCACCGGCTGGGTGTCGGTGAAGAACTCCAACCACTTCGGCATTGCCGGCTACCACGCCATGCAGGCCCTGGCCCACGATATGATCGGTATTGCCATGACTAATGCCTCGCCGCTGGTAGCCCCTACCTACTCGCTGGAGCGGCTGCTGGGCACCAACCCCATTGCCGTGGCCGTGCCCGCCGGCGAGCAGCCAGATTTCGTACTGGATATGGCCACCACTACCGCCGCCAATGGCAAGCTCGAAATTGCCCAGCGTAAGAACCTCCCTATCCCCGAAGGCTGGGCCCAGGATGCCGCCGGCACCAGTTCCACCGACGCCAATGCCGTGAAGAACGGGGGCGCGCTGCTGCCGCTGGGCGGGGCTACCGGTTCACACAAGGGCTACGGTCTGGGCGCGGTAGTCGATATTTTTTCAGCCGTGCTGAGCGGAGCCAACTATGGCCCTTGGGTGCCGCCCTTTGTGGCGTTTCTGCAGCCCTCGGCCAACCCCGTAGGCCTGGGCCTTGGCCACTTCTTCGGGGCCATGCGCGTGGATGCCTTCCGCCCCGCCGACGAGTTTAAGGCCCACATGGACAACTGGATTACCACCTTCCGCCAAGCCCAGGCCGTGGAAGGCCAACACGTCCTCATCCCCGGCGACCCGGAGCGCCAAACCTCCGCCGTGCGGCTCATCGAAGGCATTTCCCTGCTGGAACCAGTGTTGAAAGATCTGGAAACCGTAGGTGCCAAATTCGGCGTAAAGTTGTAG
- a CDS encoding class I SAM-dependent methyltransferase has translation MYTFLTTSPWADYELLDAGNFEKLERFGKHILARPEPQAIWDPHLPASEWQRANAIFTREKGSQERGQWKIKAGTPEQWLIGYERPDGLKLRFRLGMSSFKHVGLFPEQDPNWQFIFNQTRKRRAATPRVLNLFAYTGAATLAARAAGADVTHLDSVKQVNFWARDNMEASNLDGVRWLVEDAMKYVKREVKRGSKYQGLILDPPAYGRGPNGEKWHLEDELNEMLKLCKELLDPEDHFFLVNLYSLGFSALILENLVHEIFPQARQTREIGEIYLHDAADRKLPLGTFCRFGN, from the coding sequence ATGTACACGTTTCTGACCACCAGCCCCTGGGCCGATTACGAACTGCTAGACGCCGGTAACTTTGAGAAGCTGGAGCGCTTCGGTAAGCATATTCTGGCCCGGCCTGAGCCCCAGGCTATCTGGGACCCGCACCTGCCCGCCTCGGAGTGGCAGCGCGCCAACGCCATTTTCACCCGCGAAAAAGGCAGCCAGGAACGCGGACAGTGGAAAATAAAGGCCGGCACGCCCGAACAGTGGCTCATCGGCTACGAGCGGCCCGATGGCCTGAAGCTACGGTTCCGGCTGGGCATGTCGTCGTTTAAACATGTGGGATTGTTCCCGGAGCAAGACCCCAATTGGCAGTTCATCTTCAACCAGACGCGCAAGCGCCGGGCCGCCACGCCGCGTGTGCTCAACCTGTTTGCCTACACCGGGGCCGCTACCCTGGCCGCCCGCGCCGCCGGCGCCGACGTCACCCACCTCGATTCGGTGAAGCAAGTAAACTTCTGGGCCCGCGACAACATGGAGGCCTCCAACCTCGACGGGGTACGCTGGCTGGTGGAGGATGCTATGAAGTACGTGAAACGCGAGGTGAAGCGCGGTAGCAAGTACCAGGGCCTTATCCTCGACCCGCCCGCCTATGGCCGCGGCCCCAACGGCGAGAAGTGGCATCTGGAAGACGAGCTCAACGAAATGCTTAAGCTCTGCAAGGAGCTGCTCGACCCCGAAGACCACTTCTTTCTGGTGAACCTCTACTCGCTGGGCTTCTCGGCCCTGATTTTGGAAAACCTGGTGCACGAAATCTTCCCCCAGGCCCGCCAGACGCGCGAAATCGGGGAAATCTACCTGCACGATGCCGCAGACCGCAAGCTACCCCTAGGCACGTTCTGCCGGTTCGGAAATTAG